From the Dunckerocampus dactyliophorus isolate RoL2022-P2 chromosome 12, RoL_Ddac_1.1, whole genome shotgun sequence genome, one window contains:
- the LOC129190934 gene encoding succinate dehydrogenase [ubiquinone] cytochrome b small subunit B, mitochondrial-like, whose protein sequence is MAALCRLTSVCRKGVPPLFYRSTLLARPLVASHKQQEQTYLLTARIHASQTLNASSGSQAASRHWTAERVLSILLLAMGPAAYFHPGPAIDYSLAAALTLHGHWGLGQVLTDYVHGDTKVKVAHAGLFLLSTVTFAGLCYFNYNDVGICKAIALLWSK, encoded by the exons ATGGCGGCGCTCTGCAGGCTAACTTCTGTTTGTCGAAAAGGAGTTCCAC CTCTCTTCTACCGCAGTACCTTGCTGGCAAGGCCTTTGGTTGCATCACACAAACAACAAGAGCAGACTTACCTGCTCACTGCAAGGATTCATGCATCCCAGACCTTAAATG CGAGTTCTGGCTCTCAAGCCGCCTCTCGGCACTGGACAGCTGAGCGGGTGTTGAGCATCCTGCTGCTGGCTATGGGGCCTGCGGCTTATTTTCACCCTGGCCCTGCTATAGATTATTCTCTGGCTGCTGCACTCACCCTGCATGGACACTG GGGTCTTGGGCAGGTGTTGACAGATTATGTCCACGGAGACACCAAAGTCAAGGTCGCCCATGCGGGTCTCTTCCTCCTGTCCACAGTCACTTTTGCTGGCCTTTGTTACTTCAACTACAACGACGTGGGCATCTGCAAAGCCATCGCCCTGCTTTGGAGCAAATGA
- the LOC129190933 gene encoding uncharacterized protein LOC129190933 isoform X1 produces MFSMMDTIGCSHVEFLDLNDGVFSFQVDTHETDGPMREDSFRKSLLCSTHLIRNKDNRYLLLSDDSQFEVLNLTIQQLRQSDKTKEMIINPRTREKEPHRPLFIGETEVERVKTFKFLGTHISEDLTWSHNTQQILKKSQRRLYFLRRLRKFGMSTTILSCFYRCIIESVLTASITVWYGNCTTRDREALQRVIKTSQNIVGAALPSLQDIYKSRVLRRTHNLIKDSTHPQHSLFTLLPSGRRYRSLKSRTTRLANSFYPQAIRLLNEALTHATHTHSTLFICLFVCLFVLFTCINVSSVVVA; encoded by the exons ATG TTCAGCATGATGGATACCATTGGTTGTAGCCATGTTGAGTTCCTTGATCTAAATGATGGAGTCTTCTCCTTCCAAG TTGACACCCATGAAACAG ATGGGCCAATGAGAGAGGATTCCTTCAGAAAGTCTTTACTGTGCTCAACCCATTTAATCCGAAATAAGGACAACAGATATTTGCTTTTAAGTGATGACAGCCAGTTTGAAGTCCTAAACTTAACTATCCAGCAGCTACGCCAGTCTG ataagactaaagagatgatcatcaacccaagaacaagggaaaaggagccacatagacccctgtttattggtgagactgaggtggagagggtgaaaaccttcaagttccttggcacacacatcagcgaggacctcacctggtctcacaacacccaacaaattctgaagaagtcccaaaggagactgtacttcctgagaagactgaggaaatttggcatgtccaccacaatcctgagttgcttctacagatgcattATCGAAAGTGttcttaccgcctccatcactgtttggtacggtaactgtacaacacgtgatagggaggcactccagcgggtgatcaagacctcacagaacattgttggggcagccctcccctcactgcaagacatttataaatctagagtcctacgcagaacacacaacctcatcaaggacagcacacatccacaacactcattattcacactcctaccgtcaggcagacgctacaggagtttgaagtccaggaccacaaggctggcaaacagcttttacccacaggccatcaggcttctcaatgaagcactcacacacgccacacacactcatagcactttatttatttgtttgtttgtttgtttgtttgtattatttacttgtattaatgtctcttctgttgttgttgcttaa
- the timm8b gene encoding mitochondrial import inner membrane translocase subunit Tim8 B, whose protein sequence is MDNFDNLSASEKAEATELQRLIAVEQQKAQFQAQVHTFTDVCWDKCMDSPGSKLDHRTEMCLVNCVERFIDTTLSITNRFSQMVQKGTH, encoded by the exons atggacaattttgatAACCTCAGTGCGTCGGAGAAGGCGGAAGCGACAGAACTCCAGCGACTGATCGCTGTAGAACAACAAAAGGCTCAATTTCAGGCTCAG gTACACACCTTCACAGATGTCTGCTGGGACAAGTGCATGGACAGTCCCGGATCCAAGTTGGATCACCGGACAGAGATGTGCCTGGTGAACTGTGTGGAGCGATTCATCGACACCACCTTGAGCATCACCAACCGCTTCAGTCAGATGGTGCAGAAAGGCACTCATTAA
- the LOC129190933 gene encoding uncharacterized protein LOC129190933 isoform X2 — translation MFSMMDTIGCSHVEFLDLNDGVFSFQVDTHETDGPMREDSFRKSLLCSTHLIRNKDNRYLLLSDDSQFEVLNLTIQQLRQSDCKFNIQLYNESGQKARNGSAVMLYANKNGNKFVVCCSDEHEIYPEAMDPPENIKSTQHKAVFYMTKLPQSNKYMLESSLHRCQFLGFEPDKDNPRQVNLVLHHRVDEVDECCEITLL, via the exons ATG TTCAGCATGATGGATACCATTGGTTGTAGCCATGTTGAGTTCCTTGATCTAAATGATGGAGTCTTCTCCTTCCAAG TTGACACCCATGAAACAG ATGGGCCAATGAGAGAGGATTCCTTCAGAAAGTCTTTACTGTGCTCAACCCATTTAATCCGAAATAAGGACAACAGATATTTGCTTTTAAGTGATGACAGCCAGTTTGAAGTCCTAAACTTAACTATCCAGCAGCTACGCCAGTCTG aTTGCAAATTCAACATTCAACTTTACAATGAATCAGGCCAAAAGGCCAGGAACGGCTCTGCTGTCATGCTGTATGCCAACAAAAATGGTAATAAATTTGTGGTTTGCTGCAGTGACGAGCATGAAATTTACCCTGAGGCAATG gATCCTCCAGAGAATATTAAGTCAACTCAACACAAGGCCGTGTTCTACATGACAAAACTCCCACAATCCAACAAATACATGTTAGAGTCCTCCTTGCACAGGTGTCAGTTTTTGGGTTTCGAGCCTGACAAGGATAATCCTCGTCAGGTCAACTTGGTCTTACATCATCGAGTTGATGAAGTGGATGAATGCTGCGAGATAACGTTGTTGTAA